One window of Longimicrobium sp. genomic DNA carries:
- a CDS encoding YkvA family protein, with product MAERRRRSIPVRGPGYDDDEGDDDLVGPRMQAPRLRRRRGPAGERESLRTLVRDIPNFVKLLGRLAKDPRVSAADKAIVLAAIAYLFIPADVIPDWIPALGEVEDVFLLALALSRLLNNAGIDVLMDHWDGDVASLETALAALDRASSFLPEPVRGLLGRRR from the coding sequence ATGGCTGAGCGGAGGCGGAGGTCCATCCCCGTGCGGGGACCGGGGTACGACGACGACGAGGGCGACGACGACCTGGTGGGCCCGCGCATGCAGGCGCCCCGGCTGCGCCGCCGGCGGGGTCCCGCCGGCGAGCGCGAGAGCCTGCGCACGCTGGTGCGCGACATCCCCAACTTCGTGAAGCTGCTTGGGCGGCTGGCGAAGGACCCGCGCGTCTCCGCCGCCGACAAGGCGATCGTGCTGGCGGCCATCGCCTACCTGTTCATCCCGGCCGACGTGATCCCCGACTGGATCCCCGCCCTGGGCGAGGTCGAGGACGTGTTCCTGCTGGCGCTGGCGCTCAGCCGCCTGCTGAACAACGCCGGGATCGACGTGCTGATGGACCACTGGGACGGCGACGTGGCCAGCCTGGAGACCGCCCTGGCGGCGCTCGACCGGGCCAGCTCCTTCCTCCCCGAGCCCGTGCGCGGCCTGCTGGGACGGCGGCGCTAG
- a CDS encoding prolyl oligopeptidase family serine peptidase, protein MTETTAAATGTTIACTRFELRPGDGGPPVRGDVRVKAGTRPKSAVVVCHGFKGFRTWGPWPALAKALAAHGHAAVTFDFSRNGVGADGVDFSALELFRENTHSRNLDEIRMVLDALEAGRLTERRPKRVGLFGHSRGGGEAVLTAAVDPRLDTLVTWAAIASVPGRWTEEQVARWRRGEDVLIENARTRQQMPIAPDYWVDFVEHRDRLDIGAAAAEVAVPWLIVHGDADETVPVDEGHALFAAAGENAELLVIEGADHTLGAKHPYAGASDALRTAAEATLAWFDTHLA, encoded by the coding sequence ATGACCGAAACGACCGCCGCCGCCACCGGCACCACCATCGCCTGCACCCGCTTCGAGCTGCGGCCGGGGGACGGCGGGCCGCCGGTGCGCGGGGACGTGCGGGTGAAGGCGGGGACCAGGCCGAAGAGCGCGGTGGTGGTCTGCCATGGGTTCAAGGGGTTCCGCACCTGGGGCCCGTGGCCCGCGCTGGCGAAGGCGCTGGCCGCGCACGGGCACGCGGCGGTCACCTTCGACTTCTCGCGCAACGGGGTGGGGGCCGACGGGGTGGACTTCTCGGCGCTGGAGCTGTTCCGCGAGAACACGCACTCGCGCAACCTGGACGAGATCCGCATGGTGCTGGACGCGCTCGAGGCCGGGCGCCTGACGGAGCGCCGCCCGAAGCGCGTGGGGCTCTTCGGCCACTCGCGCGGGGGCGGCGAGGCGGTGCTCACGGCCGCCGTGGACCCGCGCCTCGACACGCTGGTCACCTGGGCGGCGATCGCCAGCGTCCCGGGGCGCTGGACCGAGGAGCAGGTGGCGCGCTGGCGCCGGGGCGAGGACGTGCTGATCGAGAACGCCCGGACCAGGCAGCAGATGCCGATCGCGCCGGACTACTGGGTGGACTTCGTGGAGCACCGCGACCGGCTGGACATCGGCGCGGCCGCGGCGGAGGTGGCCGTCCCCTGGCTGATCGTGCACGGCGACGCCGACGAGACGGTGCCGGTGGACGAGGGGCACGCCCTGTTCGCCGCGGCGGGCGAGAACGCCGAGCTGCTGGTGATCGAGGGCGCCGACCACACCCTCGGGGCGAAGCACCCGTACGCGGGCGCCAGCGACGCGCTGCGCACGGCCGCCGAGGCCACGCTGGCGTGGTTCGACACGCATCTTGCGTAG
- a CDS encoding DUF2281 domain-containing protein, which produces MHDVLRARLMRHIEALPEAQVYQVLDYIEFLTSKYARENLRQPGAFQRFTEVLEDKMRGQGLAFGTIKGALGVMGTAGRVVSGITEAGRSVIREVESVIAPADDPRPAQLPPPTRQPDGDPQAGPAPN; this is translated from the coding sequence ATGCACGACGTGCTCCGCGCCCGGCTGATGCGCCACATCGAGGCGCTCCCCGAAGCACAGGTCTACCAGGTGCTCGACTACATCGAGTTCCTGACTTCCAAGTACGCCCGCGAGAACCTGCGGCAGCCCGGCGCGTTCCAGCGCTTCACCGAGGTGCTGGAGGACAAGATGCGCGGCCAGGGGCTGGCGTTCGGCACCATCAAGGGCGCGCTGGGCGTGATGGGCACGGCGGGGCGCGTGGTCTCGGGGATCACCGAGGCGGGGCGCTCGGTGATCCGCGAGGTGGAGAGCGTCATCGCGCCGGCCGACGACCCGCGGCCCGCGCAGCTCCCCCCGCCCACGCGCCAGCCCGACGGCGACCCGCAGGCCGGGCCCGCGCCGAACTGA
- a CDS encoding lytic transglycosylase domain-containing protein has product MNKHGISTAADRSRLSNDTRSLLRSRWVRGMLVGVAALQGVAVAVGKAGYQERPNPLEGGATLGSVAMNLAPVVVAKPIRVAVQVRKPAAKPKAEPRLASAEKLAEKYRRKGFEVSPRLARLIVEAAVDNRIDPEIAFGLVKTESGFKDRATSHVGAIGLTQLMPATARWLKPGVTAGQLRDSETNLRIGFRYLRDLLDKYDGNAELALTAYNRGPGTVDRVLRRGGDPDNGYYGMVMGWRNSHR; this is encoded by the coding sequence GTGAATAAGCATGGGATCTCTACCGCGGCGGACAGGTCGCGGCTCAGCAACGATACTCGCTCGCTCCTGCGCTCGCGGTGGGTGCGGGGGATGCTGGTGGGCGTGGCGGCGCTGCAGGGCGTGGCCGTGGCCGTGGGCAAGGCGGGCTACCAGGAGCGCCCGAACCCGCTGGAGGGCGGCGCCACGCTCGGGTCGGTGGCCATGAACCTGGCGCCCGTGGTGGTCGCCAAGCCGATCCGCGTGGCCGTCCAGGTCAGGAAGCCCGCCGCGAAGCCGAAGGCCGAGCCCCGGCTGGCCTCGGCCGAGAAGCTGGCCGAGAAGTACCGCCGCAAGGGCTTCGAGGTGTCGCCGCGCCTGGCGCGGCTGATCGTCGAGGCGGCCGTCGACAACCGCATCGACCCCGAGATCGCCTTCGGCCTGGTGAAGACCGAGAGCGGCTTCAAGGACCGCGCGACCAGCCACGTGGGCGCCATCGGCCTCACGCAGCTCATGCCGGCCACCGCGCGCTGGCTGAAGCCCGGCGTCACCGCGGGCCAGCTGCGCGACTCGGAGACGAACCTGCGCATCGGCTTCCGCTACCTGCGGGACCTGCTGGACAAGTACGACGGCAACGCCGAGCTGGCGCTCACGGCCTACAACCGCGGCCCCGGCACCGTCGACCGCGTGCTGAGGCGCGGCGGCGACCCCGACAACGGGTACTACGGCATGGTCATGGGGTGGCGCAACAGCCACCGCTGA
- a CDS encoding ferredoxin, which produces MPYVITEPCIGTKDASCVEVCPVDCIYEAEDQYYINPDECIDCGACEPECPVQAIFPDTDVPPEWTSYIEKNRVLSDK; this is translated from the coding sequence ATGCCGTACGTGATCACCGAGCCCTGCATCGGCACCAAGGACGCCAGCTGCGTCGAGGTCTGCCCGGTCGACTGCATCTACGAGGCGGAGGACCAGTACTACATCAACCCCGACGAGTGCATCGACTGCGGCGCCTGCGAGCCGGAGTGCCCCGTGCAGGCCATCTTCCCCGACACCGACGTGCCGCCGGAGTGGACCAGCTACATCGAGAAGAACCGGGTCCTCTCCGACAAGTAG
- a CDS encoding acyltransferase, with amino-acid sequence MPIYPLRQVEPAAAATDVYDRWLGELREALERGDDRWELCRRTLTGIYYPQLADADPRHLPLAAQAALAQMDARNITLEPEYYAEVDVEKFTERKPLLWMWQMFDKSPLGGNVHLGVRFRRVLAPFILKRVGKNFKCFHFVEFSFGYNLEAGDDVVVHRNVLLDDRGGIVLGNKVSISDYANIYSHTHSIVDQQDVSDLPTIIGDGVRITYHATVLAGTRVGENAMVGAMALATKDVRPYHVNVGIPAKSVRVKPNAPPEVYKLTLRKDGEGDD; translated from the coding sequence ATGCCGATCTATCCGCTCCGCCAGGTCGAGCCCGCGGCCGCGGCCACCGACGTCTACGACCGCTGGCTGGGCGAGCTGCGCGAGGCGCTCGAGCGCGGCGACGACCGCTGGGAGCTGTGCCGCCGCACGCTCACCGGCATCTACTACCCGCAGCTCGCCGACGCCGACCCACGCCACCTGCCGCTCGCCGCGCAGGCCGCGCTGGCGCAGATGGACGCGCGCAACATCACGCTCGAGCCCGAATACTACGCCGAGGTCGACGTAGAGAAGTTCACGGAGCGCAAGCCGCTGCTGTGGATGTGGCAGATGTTCGACAAGAGCCCGCTGGGCGGCAACGTGCACCTGGGCGTGCGCTTCCGGCGCGTGCTGGCGCCGTTCATCCTCAAGCGCGTGGGGAAGAACTTCAAGTGCTTCCACTTCGTGGAGTTCTCCTTCGGCTACAACCTGGAGGCGGGCGACGACGTGGTGGTGCACCGCAACGTGCTGCTGGACGACCGCGGCGGCATCGTGCTGGGCAACAAGGTGTCGATCTCCGACTACGCCAACATCTACTCGCACACGCACTCCATCGTCGACCAGCAGGACGTCTCGGACCTGCCCACCATCATCGGCGACGGCGTGCGCATCACCTACCACGCCACCGTGCTGGCGGGCACCAGGGTGGGCGAGAACGCCATGGTGGGCGCCATGGCGCTCGCCACCAAGGACGTGCGCCCCTACCACGTCAACGTCGGCATCCCCGCCAAGTCGGTGCGCGTGAAGCCCAACGCCCCGCCGGAGGTCTACAAGCTCACGCTCCGCAAGGACGGCGAGGGGGACGACTGA
- a CDS encoding peroxiredoxin produces the protein MGLKVGEQAPDVALPSHEHKHVSLAELWSERPLVVLFFPLAFSSTCTEELCTVRDDLASYNGLNGRVAAVSVDSPYVLRRFREELGADYLFLSDFNREASRAFGVLREAPVGPGLRQASDRAAFVIGTDGVVRYAWHETNPSLLPPFEEIKQALAA, from the coding sequence ATGGGACTGAAGGTGGGCGAGCAGGCGCCCGACGTGGCGCTGCCTTCGCACGAGCACAAGCACGTGTCGCTGGCGGAGCTGTGGAGCGAGCGGCCGCTGGTGGTGCTCTTCTTTCCGCTGGCGTTCTCCAGCACCTGCACGGAGGAGCTGTGCACGGTGCGCGACGACCTTGCATCTTACAACGGCCTGAACGGGCGCGTGGCGGCCGTCAGCGTGGACTCGCCGTACGTGCTGCGCCGCTTCCGCGAGGAACTCGGGGCGGACTACCTGTTCCTCTCGGACTTCAACCGCGAGGCGAGCCGGGCGTTCGGGGTGCTGCGCGAGGCGCCGGTGGGGCCGGGGCTCCGGCAGGCGTCGGACCGCGCGGCGTTCGTGATCGGCACCGACGGGGTGGTGCGCTACGCCTGGCACGAGACGAACCCCAGCCTGCTGCCGCCGTTCGAGGAGATCAAGCAGGCGCTGGCGGCATAG
- a CDS encoding CbiX/SirB N-terminal domain-containing protein — protein MQALVIIGHGSHLNADSSAPVYRHAEAIRRTGAFDEVRECFWKEEPSMREVFDLVESGDVYVVPLFISEGYFTEEVIPRELGLSGPAPSVTHKLGKTVRYTLPVGTHPSMAGMILRRAEESAGLSGEEAKRAGLVIIGHGTERNSNSAEVIYRVTREAAAAGVFGHVRTGFLDQAPEVGEVLEAMEERRVVLVPFFVAEGWHTQETIPDDLGLNRPAVSHVTEQDGRTIYYADPVGTFPEVAEIVVQRAREAGARLSERLGLREAAGV, from the coding sequence GTGCAGGCGCTAGTCATCATCGGGCACGGGTCGCACCTGAACGCGGACTCGAGCGCGCCCGTCTACCGGCACGCGGAGGCGATCCGGCGGACGGGCGCCTTCGACGAGGTGCGCGAGTGCTTCTGGAAGGAAGAGCCCTCCATGCGCGAGGTGTTCGACCTCGTCGAGTCGGGGGACGTCTACGTGGTCCCCCTCTTCATCTCCGAGGGCTACTTCACCGAGGAGGTGATCCCCCGCGAGCTGGGGCTCTCGGGCCCGGCGCCCTCCGTCACCCACAAGCTGGGCAAGACCGTCCGCTACACCCTCCCCGTCGGCACGCACCCGTCGATGGCGGGGATGATCCTGCGCCGCGCCGAGGAGTCGGCGGGGCTCTCTGGCGAGGAGGCGAAGCGGGCCGGACTCGTCATCATCGGCCACGGGACGGAGCGCAACAGCAACTCGGCCGAGGTGATCTACCGCGTCACCCGCGAGGCGGCGGCGGCCGGGGTCTTCGGCCACGTGCGGACCGGCTTCCTGGACCAGGCGCCGGAGGTGGGCGAGGTGCTGGAGGCGATGGAGGAGCGGCGGGTGGTGCTGGTCCCCTTCTTCGTGGCCGAGGGGTGGCACACGCAGGAGACCATTCCCGACGACCTGGGGCTCAACCGCCCGGCCGTGAGCCACGTGACCGAGCAGGACGGGCGCACCATCTACTACGCCGACCCCGTGGGCACCTTCCCCGAGGTGGCCGAGATCGTCGTCCAGCGCGCGCGCGAGGCCGGGGCGCGGCTCTCCGAGCGCCTGGGCCTGCGCGAGGCGGCCGGTGTCTGA
- a CDS encoding DR2241 family protein, with amino-acid sequence MSDTPEARGAHAPGGVAQARRALAAWVDEAGPAGRVFLQARLLATAPGRYEVRHRRDVHRSPQSLEWVTPDPFFARRIAQTTSAGEHRPLKTSPNLRQGWALVDLDERGLWTALDYLYPACAAHWHAGRTGALRVTHWRETAGRQSGIYAPVKLLADDAVRLAARACCADAVCLRRVAWEIDAGTPLGLGEEGPVDGDARVPCPEACSMFVSLARQVLTIERSPRTDVPGLGPMAPEELAQVRAVVAAAADGTLGRAREGDFEDPTNLRRIRYLDCRLQGTGNRGQPASTAEDGE; translated from the coding sequence GTGTCTGACACGCCGGAGGCACGCGGCGCGCACGCCCCCGGCGGGGTGGCCCAGGCGCGCCGGGCGCTGGCCGCCTGGGTGGACGAGGCGGGCCCGGCGGGGCGCGTCTTCCTCCAGGCGCGGCTCCTGGCGACGGCGCCCGGCCGCTACGAGGTGCGCCACCGCCGCGACGTGCACCGCTCCCCGCAGTCGCTGGAGTGGGTGACCCCGGACCCCTTCTTCGCGCGGCGGATCGCGCAGACCACCAGCGCGGGCGAGCACCGGCCGCTCAAGACCTCGCCCAACCTGCGGCAGGGGTGGGCGCTGGTGGACCTGGACGAGCGCGGGCTGTGGACGGCGCTCGACTACCTGTACCCGGCGTGCGCGGCGCACTGGCACGCGGGGCGCACGGGCGCCCTGCGCGTTACCCACTGGCGCGAGACGGCGGGCCGGCAGAGCGGCATCTACGCGCCCGTGAAGCTCTTGGCGGATGACGCGGTGCGCCTCGCGGCGCGCGCCTGCTGCGCCGACGCCGTCTGCCTGCGCCGCGTGGCGTGGGAGATCGACGCCGGCACGCCGCTGGGCCTGGGTGAAGAGGGGCCGGTCGACGGCGACGCGCGGGTGCCGTGCCCCGAGGCGTGTTCGATGTTCGTCTCCCTGGCGCGCCAGGTGCTCACGATCGAGCGCTCGCCGCGCACCGACGTTCCCGGGCTGGGGCCGATGGCGCCCGAGGAGCTGGCCCAGGTGCGCGCGGTCGTCGCCGCGGCGGCGGACGGGACGCTCGGCCGCGCGCGCGAGGGCGACTTCGAAGACCCCACCAACCTGCGCCGCATCCGCTACCTCGACTGCAGGCTGCAGGGGACAGGGAACAGGGGACAGCCTGCTTCGACTGCGGAGGATGGAGAATAG
- the guaB gene encoding IMP dehydrogenase — protein sequence MTLRDALPPRFAGEGLTFDDVLLVPRRSLVHPAETSVRSRLTRKIDLAVPLVSAAMDTVTESRMAITMAREGGIGIIHKNMPVDRQAGEVDRVKRSESGMIEDPITTTPHATLREVLRQMERYSVSGAPVVDEEGRLIGIITNRDLQFETDLDRPVFELMTGSDRLITAPVGTSLDDAVKVLHQHRIEKLPVVDQGGRLRGLITVKDVRKRAQFPNACKDERGRLRVGAAVGAHPTRDLERARALVEADVDVLVIDTAHGHSVGVLDAVSRIREALPDVQLVAGNVATREGAEALVERGVDAVKVGVGPGSICTTRVVTGVGVPQLTAVIDAVEGAAGRVPVIADGGIKYSGDIVKALAAGAHAVMMGSMLAGTEESPGESFLLEGRRFKIVRGMGSLGAMQEGSADRYFQDQSAGAAKFVPEGIEGRVPYKGAASDTLYQLVGGLRAGMGYLGCADIEALRTEPQFMRITGGGLRESHPHDVTITREAPNYHA from the coding sequence ATGACCCTGCGCGACGCGCTCCCGCCCCGCTTCGCGGGCGAGGGGCTCACCTTCGACGACGTGCTGCTGGTGCCGCGCCGCTCGCTGGTGCACCCGGCCGAGACCAGCGTCAGGAGCCGGCTCACCCGGAAGATCGACCTGGCCGTCCCCCTGGTCTCGGCGGCGATGGACACCGTCACCGAGAGCCGCATGGCCATAACCATGGCCCGCGAGGGGGGGATCGGCATCATCCACAAGAACATGCCCGTCGACCGCCAGGCCGGCGAGGTGGACCGGGTGAAGCGCTCCGAGAGCGGGATGATCGAGGACCCGATCACCACCACCCCGCACGCCACCCTGCGCGAGGTGCTGCGGCAGATGGAGCGCTACTCGGTGAGCGGCGCGCCGGTGGTGGACGAGGAAGGGCGGCTGATCGGGATCATCACCAACCGCGACCTGCAGTTCGAGACCGACCTGGACCGGCCGGTGTTCGAGCTGATGACGGGCTCCGACCGGCTGATCACCGCGCCGGTGGGCACCTCGCTCGACGACGCGGTGAAGGTGCTGCACCAGCACCGCATCGAGAAGCTCCCGGTGGTGGACCAGGGCGGGCGGCTGCGCGGGCTCATCACCGTGAAGGACGTGCGCAAGCGGGCGCAGTTCCCCAACGCCTGCAAGGACGAGCGCGGGCGGCTGCGCGTGGGCGCGGCGGTCGGCGCGCACCCCACGCGCGACCTGGAGCGGGCGCGCGCGCTGGTGGAGGCCGACGTGGACGTGCTGGTGATCGACACCGCGCACGGGCACTCGGTGGGCGTGCTGGACGCCGTCTCGCGCATCCGCGAGGCGCTCCCCGACGTGCAGCTCGTCGCCGGGAACGTGGCCACGCGCGAGGGGGCCGAGGCGCTGGTGGAGCGCGGGGTCGACGCGGTGAAGGTGGGGGTGGGGCCGGGCTCCATCTGCACCACGCGGGTGGTCACCGGGGTGGGCGTGCCGCAGCTCACCGCGGTGATCGACGCGGTGGAGGGCGCGGCCGGCCGGGTGCCGGTGATCGCCGACGGGGGGATCAAGTACTCGGGCGACATCGTAAAGGCGCTGGCCGCGGGGGCGCACGCGGTGATGATGGGCTCCATGCTGGCAGGGACCGAGGAGAGCCCGGGCGAGAGCTTCCTGCTGGAGGGGCGCCGCTTCAAGATCGTGCGCGGGATGGGGAGCCTGGGCGCCATGCAGGAGGGCTCGGCCGACCGCTACTTCCAGGACCAGTCCGCCGGCGCCGCCAAGTTCGTCCCCGAGGGGATCGAGGGGCGCGTCCCCTACAAGGGCGCCGCCTCGGACACCCTGTACCAGCTGGTCGGCGGCCTGCGCGCGGGGATGGGGTACCTGGGGTGCGCCGACATCGAGGCGCTGCGCACCGAGCCGCAGTTCATGCGCATCACCGGCGGGGGACTGCGCGAGAGCCACCCGCACGACGTGACCATCACGCGCGAGGCGCCGAACTACCACGCGTGA